In the Stakelama saccharophila genome, CGCGATCCGGGCAGCCGCGCCAAGATCGGCGTCATCAGCCACGATTCCTCGATCGACCCGGTCGGCGCGTGCGTCGGCATGAAGGGCAGCCGCGTCCAGGCGGTCGTCCAGGAAATGCAGGGCGAGAAGATCGACATCATCCCCTGGTCGGAAGACACCGCGACCTTCGTCGTCAACGCGCTGCAGCCGGCCAATGTCGCGCGCGTCGTCATCGACGAGGAGGAGGAGCGGATCGAGGTCGTGGTTCCCGACGACCAGTTGTCGCTCGCCATCGGCCGCCGCGGCCAGAATGTGCGCCTCGCCAGCCAGCTCACCGGCCGCGCCATCGACATCCTGACGGAGGAGGATGCCTCCGAGAAGCGGCAGAAGGAATTTGTCGAGCGCTCGGCCATGTTCGAGAAGGAACTCGATGTCGACGAGACGCTGGCGCAGCTCCTCGTCGCCGAGGGCTTCGGCGCGCTCGAGGAAGTCGCCTATGTCGACCAGGACGAGCTAGCCGCGATCGAGGGCTTCGACGAGGAACTCGCCGCCGAGCTGCAGAACCGCGCGACCGAAGCGCTCGAGCGCCGCGAGGAAGCGAACCGCGAGGAGCGCCGCTCGCTCGGCGTCGAGGACGATCTGGCCGAAATGCCGTACATGACCGAGGCGATGCTCGTCACGCTCGGCAAGGCGGGCATCAAGACGTTGGACGACCTCGCCGACCTCGCCACCGACGAACTGGTCGCCAAGAAGCGCTCCGAACCGCGCCGCCGCAGCGAAAAGGCATCGCGCAGCGAGGACAAGGGCGGCGTGCTCGGCGAATACGGCCTGAGCGAAGAGCAGGGCAACGAGATCATCATGGCCGCCCGCGCCCATTGGTTCGCGGACGAAGAAACGCCGGAAACGGCGGAGGAGGACGCAATTGCGGACTCCGAGCAATGAGACAGCGCTAGCCGCCAATCCCATCCGTCATGCCGGACTTGTTCCGGCATCCACGGTCAGCCCTACCTTGCGTTCGCGCATTCCGCACCGCGGCTGCCGCGGGGGCGGGAGCGCCGGTGCGGCCACGCTATCGGAGCGGCGGGAGGCCGAGACCGACAGCAAGGTCGTCCCAGTGCGGGTTCTCGCGCTCGATCACGTTCTTCTTCCAGTCTCGCCGCCAGCGCTTGATCCGTTTTTCGGCGGCGATGGCGGCTTCCATGCTCTCATGAACCTCGAACCAGACGAGGCGAAGAACGCGGTGACGCTTGGAAAATCCGTCATGCGTGCCGCTCCGGTGTTGGGCGATTCGAGCGATCAGGTCCGAAATGACCCCGATGTACAGCGTGCCGTTGAAAGCGCTGGCGAGGATATAGACGCAGGGTTGTCGCTCCTTCATGCCGGGGAGCGTGCCGCGCCGTGGATGCCGGAACAAGTCCGGCATGACGGCTGCCGGCGCGGGAGGTGCCTGTGAACGCGTCGCGCACCTGCATCCTGTCGCGGGAGGGGACCCCGCGCGAGGGGCTGATCCGCCTCGCGCTCGCGCCGGACGGCGACGTCCTGCCCGACATCCGCGCCAGGGCGCCGGGCCGCGGCGCGTGGATCGGCGTCGGCAGGGCCGAACTCGAAGCCGCGCTCGCCAGGGGGCGGCTTCGCGGCGCATTGGCGCGCGCGTTCAGAACCGGCGACCTGCGCATCCCCGACGACCTGCCCGATCGGATCGAACAGGCGCTGGAACGCGCCACGCTCGACCGGCTGGGGCTGGAGGCGCGGGCCGGGCACCTGATTACCGGGTCGGAACGGATCGAAACCGCCGCCCGGGCGGGCCGTCTGCACCTGCTGCTGCATGCCGCCGATGCCCGCGCCGACGGGGCGGCGAAGCTCGCCCAGGCGTGGCGCGTCGGCTCCGAGCGCGAAGGTTCCGGCGCCAAGGGATTGGCATTGCCGGTTTCGCGTACCATATTGTCCTTGGCCCTCGGCCGCGAAAATGTGGTACATGCCGGGCTGACCGACGCCCAGGCGGCGATGCGGGTGCGAAACGTGCTCGACCGCTGGCTGCACTTTATCGGACCCGATCGCGCGAACGTATCTTGCGAAACCAACTCGCAGGGCGCATCCGCGCTGGAAGCGGGCGCGGGAACCGAGGCCCGTGAACAAGAAGGATTTTGAGTACCGGATGAGCGACAAGGACAACGAAAAGCCGAAACTGGGCGCGCGGACTCTCGGCATCAAGCGCACGGTCGAGACGGGCAAGGTGAAGCAGAGCTTCAGCCATGGCCGCTCGAACACCGTGGTGGTCGAGGTGAAGCGGCGCCGTGTTCTCGGCCGTCCCGGTGAGGAACAGCAGCGCGAGGAGGCGAAAGACTCCCCCGCGCCCGCTCCGGCTGCGCCCGAGCCCGCTGCGCCGACGCCCGCGCCGGCCGCGAAGAAGGCGGAAGATGACGGCCTGACCAAGCAGGAGCGTCAGCAGAAACTGCTGCGCGAGGCCGAGGAAGCGCGCATGAACGCGCTCGAGGAAGCGCGCCGGCGCGAGGAAGCGGAAAAGCAGCGCGCGGCCGAGGAAGAACGCCGCCGCGCCGAGGAAAAGCGCAAGGCCGAGGAACAGGCGCAGAAGGAGGAGGCCAAGGCGGAGGCAGAGCCCGCGCGCCAGGCCGAATCCGCCGAATCCAAGGCCGCGCCGGCCGAGCCCGCCCAGCAGCAGCCCGCCAAGGCGGAAACGCCGCAGCAGAAGCCCGAGAAGAAGGCGGAGGCGAAGCCGGAGGAACCGGTCACGCTGCAACTCGATCCGAACATGCCGGCGCCGCGCCGCTTCACGCCGAAGAAGCGGCCCGAAATTCCGAAGCCCGAATCGCGGCCCGAACCGGCCCAGGCGAAGCCGGCGCCCGGTGCGCCCAAGCGGCCGGACAAGCCCGATCGCGGCGGAAAGGCCGAGCGCAAGGACCGCGGCGACCGCCGCCAGTCCGGCAAGCTGACCGTCACCCGCGCGCTGGGTGGCGAGGAAGGCGCGCGGGCACGCAGCCTGGCCGCGCTGAAGCGTGCGCGCGAAAAGGAAAAGCGGTCGCACACCGGCGGCCCGCGCGAACCGTCGCAAAAGCAGGTTCGCGACGTGCAGGTGCCCGAAGCGATCACCGTCCAGGAACTCGCCAACCGCATGGCGGAAAAGGGCGCCGACCTGGTGAAGGCGCTGTTCAAGATGGGCATGGCCGTCACCGTCAACCAGACGATCGACCAGGATACCGCCGAACTGCTCGTCACCGAATTCGGCCATAACATCCGCCGCGTGTCCGACGCCGATGTCGAGCAGGATCTCGACACGACCGAGGACCGGGAAGAGGATCTGCAGCCGCGCGCGCCGGTCGTGGCCGTGATGGGCCACGTCGATCACGGCAAGACCTCGCTGCTCGACGCGCTTCGCGGGTCGGGTGTCGCGGGCGGCGAGGCCGGCGGCATCACGCAGCATATCGGCGCCTATCAGGTGACGATGAAGGACAAGTCGAAGATCACCTTCCTCGACACGCCGGGCCATGAAGCGTTCACCGAAATGCGTGCGCGCGGCGCCGACGTCACCGACATCGTCATTCTGGTGGTGGCGGCCGATGACGGGCTGATGCCGCAGACGATCGAGGCGATCAATCACTGCAAGGCGGCGAACGTCCCGATGATCGTCGCGATCAACAAGGTCGACAAGGAGGACGCCAACCCGCAGCGGGTGCGCGAACGCCTGCTCGAACACGAGGTGATCGTCGAGGAAATGTCGGGCGACGTCCAGGACGTGGAGGTCTCCGCGCTCAAGAAGACGGGCCTCGACGACCTGATCGACAAGATCCAGCTCCAGGCCGAACTGCTCGAACTGAAGGCCAATCCCGATCGCGCCGCCGAAGGCGCGGTGATCGAGGCCAAGCTCGACAAGGGCCGCGGCCCCGTCGCGACGATCCTCATCAACCGCGGCACGCTCAATGTCGGCGACGTCTTCGTCGTCGGCGCCGAAAGCGGCAAGGTGCGCGCGATGCTCGACGACAAGGGCCGCCAGGTGAAGAAGGCGGGTCCCTCCATGCCGGTCGAGGTGCTGGGCCTGTCGGGCGCGCCGATGGCGGGCGACCGCCTGCAGGTCGTCGACAACGAGACGAAGGCGCGTGAGATCGCCGAATATCGCAAGGGCGTCATCCACCAGAAGCGCACGGCGCAGGCGCCGGCGAGCCTGGAGAGCATGTTCTCCGCGATGAAGGAGAATCAGGCGATCGAATATCCGGTGGTGGTCAAGGCCGACACGCAAGGGTCGGTCGAGGCGATCGTCGGTGCGCTCAACAAGATCTCGAACGAGGACATCCGGGTGCGCATCCTGCATTCGGGCGTCGGCGGCATTACCGAGAGCGACGTGACGCTGGCATCGGCCAGCAAGGCGCCGATCATCGGCTTCAACGTCCGCGCCAATGCGAAGGCGCGCGAGATCGCCGAAAAGAACGGCGTGGCGCTGAAATATTACGACGTCATCTACGACCTGACGGACGAGATCCGCGCCGCGATGGCGGGCGAGCTCGGCCCCGAGGCGTTCGAGACCGTCGTCGGCCGGGCCGAGATCAAGGAGG is a window encoding:
- the infB gene encoding translation initiation factor IF-2; this translates as MSDKDNEKPKLGARTLGIKRTVETGKVKQSFSHGRSNTVVVEVKRRRVLGRPGEEQQREEAKDSPAPAPAAPEPAAPTPAPAAKKAEDDGLTKQERQQKLLREAEEARMNALEEARRREEAEKQRAAEEERRRAEEKRKAEEQAQKEEAKAEAEPARQAESAESKAAPAEPAQQQPAKAETPQQKPEKKAEAKPEEPVTLQLDPNMPAPRRFTPKKRPEIPKPESRPEPAQAKPAPGAPKRPDKPDRGGKAERKDRGDRRQSGKLTVTRALGGEEGARARSLAALKRAREKEKRSHTGGPREPSQKQVRDVQVPEAITVQELANRMAEKGADLVKALFKMGMAVTVNQTIDQDTAELLVTEFGHNIRRVSDADVEQDLDTTEDREEDLQPRAPVVAVMGHVDHGKTSLLDALRGSGVAGGEAGGITQHIGAYQVTMKDKSKITFLDTPGHEAFTEMRARGADVTDIVILVVAADDGLMPQTIEAINHCKAANVPMIVAINKVDKEDANPQRVRERLLEHEVIVEEMSGDVQDVEVSALKKTGLDDLIDKIQLQAELLELKANPDRAAEGAVIEAKLDKGRGPVATILINRGTLNVGDVFVVGAESGKVRAMLDDKGRQVKKAGPSMPVEVLGLSGAPMAGDRLQVVDNETKAREIAEYRKGVIHQKRTAQAPASLESMFSAMKENQAIEYPVVVKADTQGSVEAIVGALNKISNEDIRVRILHSGVGGITESDVTLASASKAPIIGFNVRANAKAREIAEKNGVALKYYDVIYDLTDEIRAAMAGELGPEAFETVVGRAEIKEVFSAGKHGKAAGLLVTEGVIRKALKARITREDVIIYNGEIASLRRFKDDVPEVRAGLECGVTFTQNFTDIKAGDYLETFEVEMRERTL
- a CDS encoding GIY-YIG nuclease family protein, whose product is MPDLFRHPRRGTLPGMKERQPCVYILASAFNGTLYIGVISDLIARIAQHRSGTHDGFSKRHRVLRLVWFEVHESMEAAIAAEKRIKRWRRDWKKNVIERENPHWDDLAVGLGLPPLR
- a CDS encoding DUF448 domain-containing protein is translated as MNASRTCILSREGTPREGLIRLALAPDGDVLPDIRARAPGRGAWIGVGRAELEAALARGRLRGALARAFRTGDLRIPDDLPDRIEQALERATLDRLGLEARAGHLITGSERIETAARAGRLHLLLHAADARADGAAKLAQAWRVGSEREGSGAKGLALPVSRTILSLALGRENVVHAGLTDAQAAMRVRNVLDRWLHFIGPDRANVSCETNSQGASALEAGAGTEAREQEGF
- the nusA gene encoding transcription termination factor NusA, with amino-acid sequence MATAVSANKAELIAIADSVAREKLIDKGIVIEAMEDAIQRAARARYGAENDIRAKLDPDSGDLRLWRVVEVVEAVDDYFKQVSVKDAQKLKKDAAVGDYIVDPLPPIEFGRIAAQAAKQVIFQKVRDAERERQYEEFKDRAGEIITGVVKRVEFGHVVVDLGRAEGVIRRDQQIPREVVRVGDRIRSLIKEVRRENRGPQIMLSRSHPDFMRKLFAQEVPEIYDGIIEIKAAARDPGSRAKIGVISHDSSIDPVGACVGMKGSRVQAVVQEMQGEKIDIIPWSEDTATFVVNALQPANVARVVIDEEEERIEVVVPDDQLSLAIGRRGQNVRLASQLTGRAIDILTEEDASEKRQKEFVERSAMFEKELDVDETLAQLLVAEGFGALEEVAYVDQDELAAIEGFDEELAAELQNRATEALERREEANREERRSLGVEDDLAEMPYMTEAMLVTLGKAGIKTLDDLADLATDELVAKKRSEPRRRSEKASRSEDKGGVLGEYGLSEEQGNEIIMAARAHWFADEETPETAEEDAIADSEQ